Proteins from a genomic interval of Mycolicibacterium grossiae:
- the culp6 gene encoding carboxylesterase Culp6, whose product MATNSRRKRHRILAVAAAGAVAVLVAVVVAAVVVWLRQPDTPPSAVPPSAVPPTSLAPGQSKPRPEFQSADCPDVELMSIPGTWESSPQLDPLNPTQFPIALLLNVTNPIRGAFDGGRLQIYTVPYTAQFHNPFSADKQMSYNDSRAEGTRKAVDELKRMNEACPLTSYVLVGFSQGAVIAGDIASDIGNGRGPVDQDLVLGVTLIADGRRQDSVGQDIGPNPPGQGAEITLAEVPMLKQLGLEMTGPRPGGFGLLNDRTNQICAKGDLICAAPEGAFSIANLPQTLATLSGGAGQPVHAMYNTPQFWALDGQTATQWTQNWTRGLIDGAPRPKHG is encoded by the coding sequence ATGGCCACCAACAGTCGACGCAAACGCCACCGCATCCTCGCCGTGGCGGCGGCCGGTGCCGTCGCCGTGCTGGTGGCGGTCGTCGTCGCCGCCGTGGTCGTGTGGCTGCGCCAGCCCGACACCCCACCGTCGGCGGTGCCGCCGTCGGCCGTCCCGCCGACGAGCCTGGCGCCGGGCCAGTCGAAGCCGCGCCCGGAATTCCAGAGTGCGGACTGCCCGGACGTGGAGCTGATGTCGATCCCGGGCACCTGGGAGTCGTCGCCGCAGCTGGACCCGCTGAACCCGACGCAGTTCCCGATCGCCCTGCTGCTCAACGTCACCAACCCGATCCGGGGCGCGTTCGACGGCGGCCGGCTGCAGATCTACACCGTCCCGTACACCGCGCAGTTCCACAATCCGTTCTCCGCGGACAAGCAGATGTCCTACAACGACAGCCGCGCGGAGGGCACCCGCAAGGCGGTCGACGAACTCAAGCGCATGAACGAGGCCTGCCCACTGACGAGCTACGTGCTGGTGGGCTTCTCGCAGGGCGCGGTGATCGCCGGGGACATCGCCAGCGACATCGGCAATGGCCGCGGTCCGGTGGACCAGGACCTGGTGTTGGGCGTGACGCTGATCGCCGACGGCCGCCGGCAGGACTCCGTCGGGCAGGACATCGGGCCCAATCCGCCGGGTCAGGGGGCCGAGATCACCCTCGCCGAGGTGCCGATGCTCAAGCAGCTCGGCCTGGAGATGACCGGTCCGCGCCCGGGCGGCTTCGGGCTGCTCAACGACCGCACCAATCAGATCTGCGCCAAGGGCGACCTGATCTGTGCGGCGCCCGAGGGGGCGTTCTCGATCGCGAACCTGCCGCAGACCCTCGCGACGCTGTCGGGCGGCGCCGGCCAACCGGTGCACGCGATGTACAACACCCCGCAGTTCTGGGCACTCGACGGGCAGACCGCCACGCAGTGGACGCAGAACTGGACGCGCGGTCTCATCGACGGCGCGCCGCGGCCGAAGCACGGCTGA
- a CDS encoding DUF732 domain-containing protein, with the protein MRAALPLCLMVAAPIVAASVSGCGMSGEDVMATMGMPSSETAATGSDGHPMGQLPASRDGGMAGAMQVTPQQRGYLDALRVAGVRPSSELLALSIGSYVCQAHAAHQSDQAVWDFVVPMVRDDVRDASPGDEAPAAGEVNSVTADYIRIATDRLCH; encoded by the coding sequence GTGCGTGCCGCGCTTCCGCTCTGCCTGATGGTGGCTGCCCCCATCGTGGCGGCGTCCGTCAGTGGCTGCGGCATGAGCGGCGAGGACGTCATGGCCACCATGGGAATGCCGTCGTCGGAGACGGCGGCGACGGGATCCGACGGACATCCGATGGGCCAGCTGCCGGCGTCCCGCGACGGCGGGATGGCCGGTGCCATGCAGGTGACGCCGCAGCAGCGCGGCTACCTCGATGCGCTCCGCGTCGCCGGGGTGCGCCCCTCCAGCGAACTGCTGGCGCTGTCCATCGGCTCGTATGTCTGCCAGGCCCACGCGGCCCACCAGAGCGACCAGGCGGTGTGGGACTTCGTGGTGCCGATGGTGCGCGACGACGTCCGCGACGCCAGCCCCGGTGACGAGGCGCCCGCGGCGGGCGAGGTCAACTCCGTGACGGCCGACTACATTCGCATCGCCACCGACCGACTCTGTCACTAG
- a CDS encoding alpha/beta hydrolase-fold protein gives MSALVLAAGLWVATPHTASADGVEMLMVPSAAMGRDIPVAFQGGGPHAVVLLDAFNAAPDVSNWVTAGNAMNTLAGKGISVAAPAGGAWSMYTNWEQDGSRQWETFLADELPNWLAANKGLAPSGHGIVGAAQGGFGALAMATFHPDRYRYAGSLSGYLAPERTGVDGAITAGLAQYGGVDIRNMWGLPQLGRWKWHSPNVHAQLLADNNTRLWIFSPATTECSDPAAMIGFCDQAQGTNRFFYQSYRGAGGHNAHFDFPPSGQHDWSSWAPQLAAMSGELVATIK, from the coding sequence ATGAGCGCCCTGGTGCTGGCCGCCGGGCTGTGGGTGGCGACGCCGCACACCGCCTCGGCCGACGGCGTCGAGATGCTCATGGTGCCGTCGGCGGCGATGGGGCGCGACATCCCGGTGGCCTTCCAGGGCGGCGGTCCGCACGCCGTGGTCCTGCTCGACGCCTTCAACGCCGCTCCCGACGTCAGCAACTGGGTAACGGCGGGCAACGCCATGAACACCCTGGCGGGCAAGGGCATCTCGGTCGCGGCGCCGGCCGGTGGCGCCTGGAGCATGTACACCAACTGGGAGCAGGACGGCAGCCGCCAGTGGGAGACCTTCCTGGCCGACGAGCTGCCGAACTGGCTGGCCGCCAACAAGGGCCTGGCCCCCAGCGGCCACGGCATCGTCGGCGCGGCGCAGGGCGGCTTCGGCGCCCTGGCCATGGCGACCTTCCACCCGGACCGGTACCGCTACGCGGGCTCGCTGTCGGGCTACCTCGCGCCGGAGCGCACCGGCGTCGACGGGGCGATCACCGCGGGGCTGGCGCAGTACGGCGGCGTCGACATCCGCAACATGTGGGGTCTGCCGCAGCTGGGCCGGTGGAAGTGGCACTCGCCGAACGTGCACGCGCAGCTGCTGGCGGACAACAACACCCGGCTGTGGATCTTCAGCCCGGCCACCACGGAGTGCAGCGACCCGGCCGCGATGATCGGCTTCTGCGACCAGGCGCAGGGCACCAACCGGTTCTTCTACCAGAGCTACCGCGGCGCCGGCGGCCACAACGCGCACTTCGACTTCCCGCCCAGCGGACAGCACGACTGGAGTTCGTGGGCGCCGCAGCTGGCGGCCATGTCGGGCGAGCTGGTCGCCACCATCAAGTAG